Proteins from one Microcoleus sp. FACHB-672 genomic window:
- a CDS encoding bifunctional acetate--CoA ligase family protein/GNAT family N-acetyltransferase, protein MPTPIKPTTDFAHDVLRYERQPLDAIFAPQTVAVIGATEKPGSVGRTILWNLIGNPFGGTVFPVNPKRHSVLGIKAYPTIADVPEAVDLAVVVTPAPTVPGVIKECVDAGVKGAIIVSAGFREIGPKGIELEQQILKEARRGRMRIIGPNCLGVMSPLTGLNATFASVMARPGNVGFISQSGALCTAILDWSFRENVGFSAFMSIGSMLDVGWGDLIYYLGDDLRTQSIVIYMESIGDARAFLSAAREVALTKPIIVIKSGRTDAAAKAAASHTGALAGSDEVLDAAFRRSGVLRVNTIDDLFNMAEVLAKQPRPKGKRLTILTNAGGPGVLATDALIGEGGELAQLSPETITALNEFLPTHWSHGNPIDILGDAEPERYAKAIAIAAKDPNSDGLLTILTPQAMSDPTQTAEQLKLVTPELNGKPILASWMGGADVAAGEAILNRANIFTLPYPDSAAHIFNYMWRYTYNLRGLYETPEISRDCGENACDLQTADNIIHNARKAGRTILTEYESKQLLAAYGIPTVDTRIAKSEDEAVQLAEEIGYPVVLKLYSETITHKTDVGGVRLLLQDEETVRGAYGGIQSSVTEKVGAEHFHGVTVQPMLKLEGYEIIIGSSLDSQFGPVLLFGTGGQLVEVFKDRALALPPLNTTLARRMMEQTKIYTALKGVRGRKPVDLAALEQLMVRFSQLVVEQPWIKEIDINPLLATPHDPHANGSGLIALDARVVLHDPQLTEDQLPLPAIRPYPTQYVAPWTMKDGMPVIIRPIRPEDEPLVVKFHETLSDRSVYFRYFHLLKLSRRVSHERLTRICFIDYDREMALVAEYTNPQTGESEILGFGRLSKLHGANEAEFGLLVSDKYQHRGLGTELLSRLLQVGRDENLSRICADILPENLEMQRVSEKLGLRLNRSVDVVKAEIDL, encoded by the coding sequence ATGCCAACGCCTATCAAGCCAACCACCGATTTTGCCCATGACGTTTTACGCTACGAACGTCAACCCCTAGATGCCATCTTCGCACCGCAAACCGTTGCTGTAATCGGTGCGACTGAAAAACCTGGAAGTGTTGGGCGCACTATCCTGTGGAACTTGATCGGCAACCCGTTTGGGGGGACTGTTTTCCCCGTCAATCCCAAACGCCACAGCGTCTTGGGAATCAAAGCTTATCCCACGATTGCAGATGTGCCGGAAGCCGTCGATCTGGCGGTTGTCGTCACACCGGCACCCACTGTACCGGGCGTAATTAAAGAGTGTGTAGATGCCGGCGTTAAAGGCGCAATTATTGTTTCCGCCGGCTTCAGGGAAATTGGGCCAAAAGGCATTGAACTCGAACAGCAAATCCTCAAAGAAGCACGGCGGGGACGGATGCGAATTATTGGCCCAAATTGTCTGGGCGTCATGAGTCCGCTAACCGGCTTAAACGCCACCTTCGCCAGCGTCATGGCGCGTCCCGGCAATGTTGGATTTATCTCGCAAAGTGGCGCACTCTGCACCGCGATCCTTGACTGGAGTTTCCGCGAGAATGTCGGGTTCAGCGCGTTTATGTCCATTGGTTCCATGCTGGATGTCGGTTGGGGCGATTTAATTTACTACCTCGGCGACGATTTGCGGACGCAAAGCATTGTTATATATATGGAGTCTATCGGGGATGCGCGAGCATTTCTCTCGGCAGCGCGGGAAGTGGCGCTGACTAAACCGATTATTGTGATTAAATCTGGACGCACAGATGCCGCAGCAAAGGCAGCAGCCTCTCATACAGGTGCACTTGCCGGCAGTGATGAGGTACTCGATGCAGCATTCCGGCGCAGTGGCGTTTTGCGAGTCAACACCATTGACGATCTCTTTAATATGGCGGAAGTGTTGGCAAAGCAACCCCGTCCCAAAGGCAAGCGTTTAACCATTCTCACCAATGCCGGCGGGCCAGGAGTCCTGGCAACCGATGCTTTAATTGGGGAAGGTGGGGAACTGGCACAATTATCCCCAGAAACCATAACTGCACTGAATGAGTTTCTGCCGACGCATTGGAGTCACGGCAACCCGATTGATATTTTGGGGGATGCGGAACCGGAACGATACGCCAAAGCGATTGCAATTGCAGCAAAAGACCCCAACAGCGACGGCTTGCTGACAATTCTCACACCGCAAGCAATGAGCGATCCGACTCAGACGGCTGAACAGCTCAAGTTGGTTACGCCTGAATTGAACGGGAAGCCAATTTTGGCCAGTTGGATGGGAGGTGCTGATGTGGCTGCCGGCGAAGCAATTTTGAACCGCGCCAATATTTTTACATTGCCCTATCCCGATTCAGCGGCTCATATCTTTAACTATATGTGGCGCTACACCTACAATTTGCGGGGTTTATACGAGACGCCGGAGATATCGAGAGATTGTGGGGAAAATGCTTGCGATCTTCAAACGGCGGACAATATTATCCACAACGCACGTAAAGCCGGCAGAACGATTCTCACCGAGTATGAATCGAAGCAACTACTCGCTGCTTATGGAATTCCCACCGTTGACACGCGCATTGCTAAGAGTGAAGACGAAGCCGTGCAACTGGCGGAAGAAATTGGCTATCCAGTGGTTCTGAAGCTCTATTCTGAAACAATAACCCATAAAACCGATGTCGGCGGCGTGCGGCTGCTGTTGCAAGACGAGGAAACCGTTAGAGGCGCGTATGGGGGAATTCAATCTTCGGTAACTGAGAAAGTGGGTGCTGAGCATTTCCACGGCGTTACGGTTCAGCCGATGCTCAAACTCGAAGGCTACGAAATCATTATCGGCAGCAGTCTTGATTCCCAATTTGGGCCGGTTCTATTATTTGGCACCGGCGGACAATTAGTGGAAGTGTTTAAAGATCGCGCACTAGCGCTACCACCACTTAACACCACCCTGGCGCGGCGGATGATGGAACAAACAAAAATCTACACAGCCTTAAAAGGAGTGCGGGGACGGAAGCCGGTTGATTTGGCTGCACTAGAACAGTTAATGGTGCGATTCAGCCAGCTTGTGGTTGAACAGCCTTGGATTAAGGAGATTGATATTAATCCGTTGCTGGCAACTCCCCACGATCCACACGCTAACGGATCGGGATTGATCGCATTGGATGCGCGGGTGGTGCTGCACGATCCACAGTTAACGGAAGATCAACTTCCGCTGCCGGCAATTCGCCCTTATCCGACGCAATATGTCGCACCGTGGACAATGAAAGATGGGATGCCGGTGATTATTCGTCCGATTCGTCCAGAAGATGAGCCACTGGTGGTTAAGTTCCATGAAACCCTCAGTGATCGTAGTGTTTATTTCCGGTATTTCCACCTTTTGAAGTTGAGCCGGCGCGTCTCCCACGAACGACTGACACGCATTTGCTTTATCGACTACGACCGGGAAATGGCACTGGTTGCTGAGTATACTAACCCGCAGACGGGCGAAAGCGAGATTCTGGGTTTTGGACGCTTAAGCAAATTGCACGGTGCGAATGAAGCTGAGTTTGGTTTGCTTGTCAGTGACAAGTACCAACATCGAGGTTTAGGCACTGAATTACTGAGCCGGTTGCTACAGGTGGGACGTGATGAGAACCTCAGCCGCATCTGTGCTGATATCTTGCCAGAAAATCTGGAAATGCAGCGCGTCAGTGAGAAACTTGGCTTGCGCCTCAATCGTTCTGTAGATGTGGTGAAAGCAGAGATCGATCTCTAA
- the alaS gene encoding alanine--tRNA ligase, with translation MPSSPQNLTGSEIRQKFLDFFAERGHQVLPSASLVPEDPTVLLTIAGMLPFKPIFLGQRTPEFPRATTSQKCIRTNDIENVGRTARHHTFFEMLGNFSFGDYFKEQAISWGWELSTKVFGLPAERLVVSVFREDDEAFALWRDKIGVPEARIKRMGEEDNFWTSGPTGPCGPCSEIYYDFHPERGDDGIDLEDDSRFIEFYNLVFMQYNRDAEGNLTPLQSQNIDTGMGLERMAQILQKVPNNYETDLIFPIIQTAAEIAGIDYSAADEKTKVSLKVIGDHVRSVVHMIADEIRASNIGRGYVLRRLIRRVVRHGRLIGIEGEFTPKIAETAIQLSETAYPNVRKRGDAIKAELQREETRFLKTLERGEKLLADILAKQPKQISGVDAFTLYDTYGFPLELTQEIAEEQGITVDAAGFEVEMKKQVERAKEAHETIDLTVQGSLDKLAEHIQATEFVGYAEPVAEADVTAILVSGKSVDEAEAGTLVQVVLDQTPFYAESGGQIGDLGYLSGDEVLVRIEDVKKESDFFVHFGRVERGVLRVGDPVTAQIDRACRRRVQANHTATHLLQAALKKIVDESISQAGSLVDFDRLRFDFNCPRSLTADELQQVEEQINTWIAEAHSAQVTVMPLAEAKAKGATAMFGEKYGDEVRVVDYSGVSMELCGGTHVSNTAEIGVFKIISEAGVASGVRRIEAVAGPAILEYLNVRDKVVKDLSDRFKVKPEEIPDRITGLQTELKNTQKQLEAAKGELAIVKSDQLLAKAESVGEFKFIVAQLDDVDAEALKTAAERLQQKLGAGGAVVLGSVPESDKVSLVSAFGADVNKKGLQAGKFIGTIAKICGGGGGGRPNLAQAGGRDPSQLKAALESARTQLLEGLQ, from the coding sequence ATGCCTTCCTCTCCCCAGAACCTCACCGGCAGCGAAATAAGACAGAAATTCCTCGACTTCTTTGCCGAACGGGGGCACCAAGTGCTGCCAAGTGCCTCCCTGGTGCCGGAAGACCCCACTGTACTGCTGACGATCGCCGGAATGCTGCCGTTTAAGCCGATTTTTCTGGGGCAGCGAACGCCGGAATTTCCCCGCGCCACCACTTCCCAAAAGTGTATCCGCACGAATGATATTGAGAATGTCGGACGCACGGCAAGACACCACACTTTCTTTGAGATGCTGGGCAATTTCAGCTTTGGGGATTACTTCAAAGAGCAAGCAATCTCTTGGGGTTGGGAATTGTCTACAAAAGTATTTGGGTTGCCGGCAGAACGTCTTGTCGTCAGCGTGTTTCGGGAAGATGACGAAGCGTTTGCCCTGTGGCGCGATAAAATTGGCGTCCCAGAAGCTCGAATTAAACGCATGGGAGAGGAGGATAATTTCTGGACATCTGGCCCAACCGGCCCGTGTGGCCCTTGTTCGGAAATATATTACGACTTCCACCCAGAACGTGGTGATGACGGCATTGATTTAGAAGACGATAGCCGGTTTATCGAGTTTTATAACTTGGTGTTCATGCAATATAACCGCGATGCAGAGGGCAATCTCACGCCGCTGCAAAGCCAGAACATTGACACCGGCATGGGATTGGAACGGATGGCGCAAATCCTCCAGAAGGTGCCGAATAATTACGAAACAGACCTGATTTTTCCGATTATTCAAACGGCTGCTGAAATTGCCGGTATTGACTACAGCGCAGCAGACGAGAAAACCAAAGTTTCTTTAAAAGTGATTGGTGATCACGTCCGTTCAGTGGTTCACATGATTGCTGATGAAATTCGCGCCTCGAATATTGGGCGAGGTTATGTGCTGCGCCGGCTCATTCGTCGCGTCGTGCGTCATGGGCGTTTGATTGGCATTGAAGGTGAATTTACCCCAAAAATTGCAGAAACAGCCATTCAGCTTTCTGAAACGGCGTATCCCAACGTCCGCAAACGGGGTGATGCAATTAAAGCCGAATTACAACGGGAAGAAACTCGCTTTCTTAAAACTTTGGAACGCGGCGAAAAATTGCTGGCAGATATTCTGGCAAAGCAGCCAAAACAAATTTCTGGGGTCGATGCCTTTACCCTTTATGACACCTATGGTTTCCCCTTAGAACTAACGCAAGAAATTGCGGAAGAACAAGGCATTACCGTTGATGCCGCCGGCTTTGAAGTGGAAATGAAAAAGCAGGTAGAACGGGCAAAAGAAGCCCACGAAACGATTGATTTAACGGTGCAGGGTTCCTTAGATAAGCTGGCAGAACATATTCAAGCCACAGAGTTTGTTGGTTACGCAGAGCCGGTTGCAGAGGCAGATGTCACGGCTATTTTAGTGAGCGGTAAATCTGTCGATGAGGCAGAAGCCGGCACCTTGGTACAAGTCGTTTTAGATCAGACGCCATTTTATGCGGAATCTGGTGGACAAATTGGCGATCTCGGCTACCTCAGCGGCGATGAAGTGCTAGTTCGCATTGAAGATGTGAAAAAAGAATCGGATTTCTTTGTGCATTTTGGACGCGTTGAACGGGGTGTGTTACGAGTTGGTGATCCCGTAACAGCACAAATCGATCGCGCTTGCCGGCGGCGGGTTCAGGCAAATCATACAGCAACGCATCTTTTGCAAGCGGCGCTGAAAAAGATTGTGGATGAATCGATTTCTCAAGCCGGCTCTTTGGTAGACTTTGACCGACTGCGGTTTGATTTCAATTGTCCGCGTTCCTTAACAGCCGATGAGTTGCAACAAGTAGAGGAGCAAATTAACACTTGGATCGCCGAAGCTCACAGCGCTCAAGTGACAGTTATGCCACTCGCTGAAGCCAAGGCAAAAGGAGCAACCGCCATGTTTGGCGAAAAGTATGGCGACGAGGTGCGCGTCGTTGATTATTCAGGCGTTTCGATGGAACTTTGCGGCGGCACTCATGTCAGCAACACGGCTGAAATTGGGGTGTTTAAAATCATTTCAGAAGCCGGGGTTGCGTCTGGCGTGCGGCGCATTGAAGCGGTTGCCGGCCCGGCTATTTTAGAATATCTAAATGTCCGGGATAAGGTGGTTAAAGATTTGAGTGATCGCTTCAAAGTTAAACCTGAAGAAATCCCAGATCGGATCACCGGCTTGCAAACGGAACTGAAAAATACCCAGAAGCAGTTGGAAGCCGCTAAAGGAGAATTAGCGATTGTAAAATCTGATCAATTGTTAGCTAAAGCTGAGTCGGTTGGTGAGTTTAAATTTATTGTCGCTCAGTTAGATGATGTTGACGCCGAAGCGTTGAAAACAGCGGCAGAACGGTTGCAGCAGAAACTCGGTGCCGGTGGTGCTGTTGTGTTAGGTTCCGTCCCCGAATCTGACAAAGTCAGTTTAGTCTCAGCCTTTGGTGCAGATGTTAATAAAAAAGGCTTACAAGCCGGCAAATTTATCGGCACAATTGCCAAAATTTGCGGCGGTGGCGGTGGGGGACGTCCGAATTTGGCACAAGCCGGTGGACGCGATCCGAGCCAATTAAAAGCAGCCTTAGAAAGCGCTCGAACTCAATTGCTTGAAGGTTTGCAATAG